Proteins encoded in a region of the Carcharodon carcharias isolate sCarCar2 unplaced genomic scaffold, sCarCar2.pri scaffold_1028_ctg1, whole genome shotgun sequence genome:
- the adprh gene encoding ADP-ribosylarginine hydrolase, with the protein MSSQARPTEELYRAAMLLSGAGDALGYRNQRWEYCESGPQIHQELEELGGLGAIVARLPGWRVSDDTVLHLATAEALISGKEHDDLLHDLAARYVEAMKDMDNRKPGPTSILGTSQLKPGQTGGYRIPFNPRALGCGAAMRSMCIGLRFPRTSQLPDLVRLSVESGRMTHNHPTGYLGSLAAALFTAYAVQRKPLVEWGVGLLDTLSLALEYVKTTGIDVKENIAAWEFFPEKWKWYLRERNLESGKGPPRFPAAYGPQERDEVYKTFSLESWAGRSGHDAPMIAYDALLSAGESWTQLCSHGMFHGGDSDSTGVIAGCCWGALHGLSSVPPGNYEHLEYKERLLAAARGLYTAAWGAEIE; encoded by the exons atgtCGTCCCAGGCTCG gcccacGGAGGAACTCTACCGGGCAGCCATGCTGCTGAGCGGAGCCGGGGACGCGCTGGGATACCGGAACCAGCGCTGGGAGTACTGCGAGAGCGGGCCGCAGATTCaccaggagctggaggagctgggcgGACTGGGGGCCATTGTGGCCAGGCTGCCCGGCTGGAGGGTCAGCGACGACACGGTGCTGCACCTGGCCACCGCCGAGGCGCTCATCTCCG ggaaggaacatGATGATCTGCTCCATGATCTCGCTGCGCGTTATGTGGAAGCGATGAAGGACATGGACAACCGGAAGCCGGGCCCCACGAGCATTCTAG GAACCTCCCAGTTGAAACCAGGCCAGACTGGCGGCTATCGTATCCCCTTCAACCCCCGGGCACTGGGCTGTGGGGCAGCCATGAGATCGATGTGCATCGGACTCAG ATTCCCCAGGACTTCCCAGCTGCCAGATCTGGTGCGActgagtgtggagagtgggagaATGACCCATAACCACCCCACCG GGTATCTTGGCTCCCTTGCCGCTGCTCTGTTCACAGCCTATGCTGTCCAGCGTAAGCCCCTGGTGGAATGGGGTGTGGGCCTCCTGGACACGCTGTCTCTCGCCCTCGAATATGTGAAGACCACTGGGATCGATGTGAAGGAAAACATCGCAGCCTGGGAATTCTTTCCGGAAAAATggaaatg GTACCTGCGGGAAAGGAACCTGGAATCCGGAAAGGGTCCCCCTCGGTTCCCAGCAGCCTATGGTCCCCAGGAACGGGATGAGGTGTACAAGACATTCAGTCTGGAGAGTTGGGCAGGAAGGAGCGGACATGATGCTCCCATGATCGCCTACGATGCTCTGCTCAGTGCTGGGGAGTCCTGGACTCAACTCTGTTCACACGGCATGTTCCATGGAG gagaCAGCGATTCCACTGGGGTGATCGCTGGCTGCTGTTGGGGTGCCCTGCATGGACTGTCCAGCGTGCCCCCAGGCAACTATGAACATCTGGAATACAAAGAGCGCCTCCTGGCTGCAGCACGGGGCTTGTACACGGCTGCCTGGGGGGCAGAGAtcgagtga